ATGCACGAAACGCACTCCTCCACCATCAGCAGGATCATACAGATTAGAAATGCCTAATTTCGCTTCAACTTTTTTAATGCCCTCTTCTGTGATACTCACCGCGCGCATTTTTTCATCCACGTTATAATCTTCGTTCTCTTTCAATGAAGGAACAATTTGCGCAAATGTTTTATACAAACTTCCTGATTCTTCGTCGGGTGCTGAAATAATCAACGGCGTACGCGCTTCATCTATTAAAATACTGTCCACCTCATCAACGATAGCGTAGTTTAACCCTCCCTCTGCTTCTGTGCGCTGAGACATCTGCTCAATACTGTATGCCATGTTGTCACGCAGATAATCAAAACCGTATTCGTTGTTTGTGCCGTAAGTAATGTCGGCGGCATACGCTTGCTTACGAGCCACTGGGCGAAGGTAGCTATCTTCTACCTTGAAACTGCCGAGAATATCTCGCACCTCATCTCGTTCAGAATTTTGGTCATTATCCGCCCGAGGCGGATTAGCCTTGGGCTGAGAACCCTGGCCGCTCTCTGCTTCTGGCATAGCCAGTGCTTCTTCTTTTTTTACTTCATATGAAGGATCGTACAGATAAGCGATCTCATGATTGATACAACCAGTACTCATTCCAAGCGCATAGTAAACCTGACCCATCCACACGGTGTCACGACGAGACAGATAATCATTTACCGTAACCACGTGCACGCCTTTTCCTTCAAGCGCGTTAAGATACACGGCGAGGGTTGCGGTTAGCGTCTTTCCTTCTCCTGTTTTCATTTCCGCGATTTTCCCCTCATGCAGTACAGTTCCTCCCATAATTTGCACATCAAAATGGCGCTGGCCTAGAGTGCGGCGCGCCGCTTCACGAACCGACGCAAACGCCTCCGGCAAAAGATCGGCGAGAGTTTCTCCTTTGGTCATGCGTTCGCGCAAAACAGATGTCTGTTCTTTTAGCTGCGTATCGGAAAGCTCCTTGATTCTTGATTCGAGGACATTTACTTCTCGCGCAACATCTGCAAGACGGTTAACTGCGCTCGCATTGGGGTCGCCAAATATCTGCGAAAAAATCGACATAATATGTCCATTACAGCATAAATTGGTCAAAAATGAAAGCAATTTCAATTGAATATAAAATGAATTGCCCTCCGCAAACTCGGGGGGCAATATTATAACTTATTTAGCAGGCAGCCAATCAAGAAACATCACGCAACATCGCCCACCCGCGCCCGATGGCTCAAATTGCGATGTGTACATCGGGATAACTTTCATGCCCAATTTCCATAATTCGCGAATGAACCATACGTAGCCAGCCTTAGTATTCATATCTAAACCTTCGACGCGGAAAGGATGTCTAATGCCCTGCTTCTTCATTTTATTTACAAGATGGGCATTATTTTTCCAATCTCCCCTATCAAAAGACATGAGCTCGCGAAAGCGAGGATCGTTTTCTGCGATAAACTGACCTTTGGCGCTTAACAGCCGCGATTCTTCGCTCGCGTTAAATGGGACATTTAGCAGATACACATCATCGATGTAAATACTGTTTGCAACAAAACAATTTGCGAGAAATGGAGAAAGCGCCATCAATTGCATTGGGAGAGATCGAATCTTATCCCTGGATTCCTGCGCGAATGCGGGCGGATAATAGATGAAGGCATTACGCGGCTTAAGCGCGTTTGCGGCTGTATCCAGATGATAGAAATAATTACTGACAAGATGCAGTAATACCAGCACTTCGTCCTGCTCAAGCATATCTTGAATGTATGGCGCCGCTTCATCGCTTGAACGCATGCCGTAGCCTAGGAACACATGGCGGCTGCCACCAACCAAAGTGTCTCCCTGGCCTTCCCAAAAAATATCTGGTGGCAAAAGACGAAGCTTGCCGCTTGCTCTATCAAAGCCCAATCGTTCGAACCAGTCACGGAAAACAGGCTGCTCTGGCCGCCGAATTGGCTGACGGAAGTTAGCAAGCAGAGCTCTATCACCGTGCGCCCATCCACCGTTTGCGGCAAAAACATTGTCCCATCCATTTTCGCGAGGGCACATCAAGCGCACTGATAATCCAAACATTTGCAAAAGATTCACTAGGTCTGTCCATTCTCGCATTGCAAGGCGCTTGTCTATTTCTTCATCCGGATTCATGTGTCCATTTTCAATCGCAGGAATATCGTATTCGCCCGTAAGACAAACTAATGCGCCGACTGCGCTCATGACCGCCTCCTATTTTGAAAAAACTAAAATCCTATTCATAGGGTAATACATTCTAAATAAATGTCAAAATCCAAATGTCAAATTACAAATCAAATCCAAATGACCTAATGATAAGGATTTGGATTTTTGATTTTACCTTGATTTGACATTTATAATTTGGACTTTGACATTAACTATCTACATCTGCTTCTCTTTGTATTTCTTAAGCTGGACTTGCAATTCATCTTTCATGTCATCAATCGCAAGATGGAGTTCTGGCTGAATTGATTCCGCGCGAATTTCCTGATCTCCAGGAAGACGAATCTGCCCCTCTGCAAAAAAAACATCTCCCTTGTTGTGATGCTCGGTGGTGCGGCCAACTTCAACCCACGCTTCCACCGTTGCCCCACCCCCATTCATCTCGCTGTCGCTCACGTTTATTAAATCGCTCAAATCTTCTATTTTTTGCGTAACATATTCTGCAACTGCGTTGGAGGGATCTATTTTGGTGTATTTTAGATTGAGTTTCATAAGTTATTAATAATTGTATATAATCAACGAATAACTAATCTGTACGAATATACGAATACTGACTACAGACCGATTAATTTTCGTTTATTCGTAACGGATTCGTTATTCGTTGATGCTCTTAAAATACAAACTCCGGCTCTTCTTCAAGAATTATGCCGAATTTTTCCCGCACGCGTGTGCGCATGTGGCTCGCAACCATAACAATATGCTCCGCTCTGGCATTGCCCGTGCGGTTGATAATAAAGTTGGGATGCTTTCCGCTTACCTCCGCGCCGCCGATATTAAAATTCTTCAAATCACATTTATCAATAAAGTATGCGGTGGCTACCTGATTATCACGTACCGCCTGCTTCATATCGGGATAACGATTCCATAGACCAATACGAATATTCTCAACACCAATGCGCTTAAACACGCTGCCACAATTAGGATAATCGAGAGGATGGCGCTCGCGCCTCCACGCGCGAAGCTCTTCTGCTTTTTGTGTGAGCGCGGCCTTGTTACCAGGCATAAATCTAAAAACTACAGACAAAATAATACTGCCTGACTCTTCCTTAAAAATACTTGAACGATATGCAAAATGACAATCCGCGTTTGAAAAAGATTGCACTTTTCCGTTCGGCATGACTGCGTCAACAGACTCAATTACATTCCTTGTTTCTCCGCCAAAAGCACCGGCATTTCCTCGCACTGCTCCCCCTACTTGCCCAGGCACTCCAGCAGCCCATTCGAGTCCGGCAAGCCCCTGTTCGAGGGAGGCATCCACGACATCTTGCAGGGGTGTGCCCGCCATCACTTTCATGATTGTGCCACAATCATCTTCTGTAAATTCTATTCCCGAATTATTTGTAGTAATAACAAGACCGTGATAGCCATTATCCGACATCACGACATTCGTTCCTCCGCCCAGCACAAAATACGGCACGCCTTGTTTTTTTGCCCAAGAAAGAGCTAAACGCGCGTCGCGTTCATTTTTTACTGACGTAAAATATCTTGCTGGCCCGCCAACACGAAGGCTCGTGAGTCCCGCAAGCTCTATGTTCTCTTTAATTGTCATGGGGCAAATGCTGTTAAGGCGATAAACCCGATAATCATTAATCCTATTGTAGTTAGTATAATTGGCATATAGTTTATAATTAATTAGGTTGCCGCGCCCCGCCACGGCGGGGCGCGGCGCGCGATGACGTAAAATTAAAGCAAACTCGTAATTCCTAGATTAATTAACCTCCCAATTCCTCAATCTTTTGTTTGGCAGGTATATCGTTTGGATAATAATTAATGATCTGCCCATACCAATATCTTGCATTGCTTATATCTTTAGTTCTTTCGTAATATTGAGCGAGAGCGCGCAGTAATATAATGTCCTGTGGATCATACGAAAGTCCCGAACGGAGCAATTCTGGTGTTTTGAAATATTTTTCCGGCATATAAAAACGGTATAGCTCTGCTAATCCCAAATATGCCTGCTTTTGATTTTTGGGGTCAAATTCGATCGCCCGCAAAAAAGCGCGCTCGGCGTCTTCAGATTTATTTTCTTTTTTCAAATCAAATCCCGTTTTTTCATAAGCCAAACTCCTGCTGGATATCCCGGAAGATTGAACGCGTTCCTCAAGTTTACGCTCGGAGTTCTTGTCGCTGATAAATGTCCACGCGACAACGACAATTACAATAACGCCAACAGAAAGTATAGCCAATCGAAAATTATTATAGCTAAAAAATTTCATAATCAAGGCGACCAGCAATCTAGGTCGTAATTACCAATTAAAATTTCTTTTGAAGCTCCGTAATCTTAATTTGCATATACCTATCTTGGGGGTACATTTCAACAATCTTTTGATACCATTGAAATGCCGGCACGTATTCCCCTATCCTTTCATAATGCTCCGCCAGCCCCCGCATAAGGACGCGGCTTTTAGGGCTCTCGGCGAGGCCGCGCAAATAAACATGCGCTAAACCCGAATCTTTCTCTGAAAGTTCTTCGCTGTATATACGCGACAACGCGCTGTATGCCGCAAGTTGAAGGCCGGGCTCTAAATCTATTGCGGCTTTATATGAAGATGCGGCATCCTCAAACTGCCTTGCCTCTTCAAAACGCTTCGCAAGCGTAACTAATTCCTCCGGTGTTTTCATGCCGACGCTAAGTTCCGCGAAACTCCCCAAATTTCTGCCAAAATTATACCATGCCAAAAAAACTGCGATTACCACAGCTGCAACAAACAACAATCCAAATAAAATAAACTTTCTGTTCATATTACAATATATACTACGAGATATACTAAATTACAATAGAATAGAACAACCAGTTAACCACAACAGTCGGCATCAGCATCAGGACGGACCGACCCTCCGCAGGAGGGTCGGTCCGTCCTGATGCTTTGGTGTATGGAAATAACCAAAAACCGTTCCGAGCGTAGGCTAGAACGGTTTTTGGTTATCGTGCAGAAATTCAGCATTATTCCATTGTTCCGCAGTAGTCTTCAGCGTTACTCCTACTTCGTTGAAGTAATCGCTGTGCCGAGCGGATAGAAGTTTACGCCTGCTTCAATATGGTTGACGTGGTATATGGCATCCCAATCATATCCTTCTGCTTCAAACTGTACGGCGGTCATGTTAAGCCATTGTCTTTGGCCGACATCACTGTTTACAGCTGAAGAGATTTTATAAACCCTGGGATCATACACAGAACCATCCGCGTTTACTTCAATCACCAGATCGGCGAGAGTAAAGGCGTCCATTACTGTTTGCGATACACTCTTGACGTTGCTCCACTTGAGGTGGCCATAGGAGTTGAAGATATCCGGATTGAGAATCAATCTCTTGAACTTCTTTGTTCCTATCAGCTTGACAATGAAAATGTCGTAGGAGGTATCGGTCTTGATGAGGTCGCCATCAACCAGGGTGGCGCCGGTGGTGTCCGTAAGCGATACGTCAGTTGGAGCTTCGCCGAAGACGGCAAAATATGTGAAATGCGTAGTTGTGGCGCTTACTGTCTTTGTCACCGTATCCACGGTTGAAGGCAACACAACCCATTTTCCTGTTGCAGTATCGTAATAATAAACCTTGAGAGAGTTCTTATTAAGACCCGTCACTTGCGCGTCAGTATAGGTGAAAGAAACAGTAAGCGCAGTGCTAAATGTGCTTACACTCATAACACCCGCGGTGGCAGTGTAGCTATACACATTACTACCTACCATCTTTTTATCCGAAGGCACCGCGGCTACTGCTGATAATACGGCTGATGCTGTTTTTACAACTGGAGTAATGGTTACCGAAGTATCAGTTGAGATTGCTGATGCCGGTATTGTAACTGCCGCTTTCCCGCCATCAGACGCTGTAACAGAAGCCGACCCTCCTAGAGACGAATTGGCAGTTACACTTCCAGTGGTTGATGAAGGAACTGTTGTATCGGTAGTAACCGGCCCAGCACCACCGCCACCGCCTCCTCCTCCTCCGCCGCCTCCGGATGTTGTAGCCCCGTTAGAAACTGTAGAGATGCGACCTATGGTGTCCCCGTTATGTGATTTATCAACCGCGGTTACAACATAATAGTAAATTGAGTTTGCGGTAACATTTGTATCGCTAATACTTTTAGAGGTAAGGGTTGTTTGGTTGACTTGGCACACTTCAGACATACCAGACAAACATGCCTGACCGTTCAATGCTGAAAATGTACCTGTCTTGTTGCGGTAAACTTCGTACTCAAGAATATCAGATGGAGCGGAATACGCAGTCCAATCAATAAGAATACTTGAAGCAGAACCGCTAACGGTCGGCTTGGCCGGGATTGCCGGAGGATCATTGTCTGCTTCCGTCTGCGCGCCCCAGACGGTCATATGCGGAGTTGACGTGATAAGTTCAACTTTATAATCGGTATAGTAGTTTGAGTCAGTGCCGATATTTGTTGTAAAGGTATCAAAGTTGACATACGCGAACGTGCTTAAGCCGTCCCCTGCCGCGTCAACCTGAACGCGCTGAATTGTTGGCACATCAACCCAATCACCTCCTGAACCCTTTTCATTGTCCCAGAAAGCAAGCTGCAAATCTTGAACCTTGTCATCAACATTGGTAGCGTCAACATCATTAGCAGTATCCGTAATCATCGTGTCAATGTCAGACTTGGTGTAGATAACACTGAAATCAACGGCATTATCAAGCTTGCTTTGCTTTCCACCATCTACTTCAATATCTTTCTCGTCGCCAAAGACAGATGTTCCCGTAAACTCGTGAATCGGCGGATCGGACTCAATATCAAGAGATTTTGTGGTAGCGCCGGTGCCCAAGTCCTGCGGCTTGAGTGTTAGCTCAACATTATTCGCCCCAACATCATCAATCACTTTTCCGGTGCTCGGAGTGACAGAATCGCTAGATGACTCGGATGCCGTAAATTCGGTAATCTGATCGTTAGCTGTAACGGTTACGGCACTTCCCGAAGTACTGCGCACCGCAACATTCTCTTCGTAGCCAGACGCAGATTTAACCTGCATGTCCCATGTAGTGCCTGAATCAACATTAAGCGTGAAAGCGCCATTTATAATAGGAGCTCCTGTAGTTCCCGTGCCGCCGAACTCCTCCGCGTATACATAGCCCTCTGACACAAGAGTACTGCCGTTTGATTCGTATACGGTACCGGTGATAGTTGAACCCACTGGTGGTACGGAGATGGTGAGATTTGTCGTATCCACGCTTATATTCGTGGCATTCTGATAGTCCTTATGCGTTTCGTCTTGAATCGCAAGACTGTATGTTCCTGTAGGCACTTCTATTGTAAACGTACCGTCAGACTGGGTTTCTATCTGATAGCCAAGCCCAGTTGTATTGTCTTTTACTGTAACCCACGCGTCATTTATGTTGGCGCTTGAGACGCTGTCCGTCACCGTGCCTGCGATTGTCATCGTAGTAGTTGTAAGATCAAACTCTATTGTTGCTGGAGTTCCGGCGGTAACTTTGAACGCGCCACTAGTTAAGGACGAGGCCTTAGGTGTTAACTCGCCAAAACCCGGGATAGACGCGAGTACATCGTAACTGTTTGAAGGAAGAACTTTTGTCGTCCACGTCGCGGTGCCCGCGGTGGCTGCCGCGTCATCTATGAAAACGGTCTTTTCTTTACCTGAAGAAGGATCAAGGAAGCTAATTACTGCCTCATCAATTGTTGCCGTGTCGTTTTCGTACGTCGCGGGAATGTTATTAACCTTAATTGTTACCTGAACCGCGTCTTGAACGGTCCAATTATTCCCAGATGAATCAGCAGAAAGTACATTAACGCCTGTAATCTCCTTGAGTGGTCCGTATTTTGTAGTTGCTTTAAGCGTATATCGGGTTGAGGCCGTATTTGCAGGAACCTTAATGGAATAGGTGCCGTCAAACGACTTGGATGTAGCGCTGACATCACGGCCGGTTGGTTGGCCTGTTGCGGTTGTAATCTCAAAGGCGGTTACGGTAACATCTCCCTTGGCTCCTCCTGAAGCACACGTATCACCAGAGAACGAACTGCAAGTATAGCCAGAAATCGCTCTTAAAGTAACACCTGTCCCTACTTTAAAGTCATACCCTTCGGCATTGGCGCTTTCCGCAAGCACGGCGCTGTAGCTGTTGGACCCGACGGTTCCTATAGTTGTGGAAGATGTCTGGATCAATCCAAACTGCGGATGCCGCGCCTCAACTTTCCATGTACCGGCACCCGGAAAAGCGGTGTAGTATCCGGAGGCATTGGTAGAGGCGTTAAAGAATTCATTAGTTGTCGCATTATAGAAGCCGACGGACGCGCCAACGATCGGGCTTCCCGCATCATCCAAAACAGAACCCTTAATAGAGGCGTTGCCTTTCTTCATCGTAAAATTGACATTCGCCTTAGGAGCTACAGCCTGCACTTCCGCAGGAGATTTCAATCCCGGCTTGCCCACACCGACACTATAGGTGCCTGCAGGTACATATAACGTATAGGTGCCATCCGCCTGGGTACGCGCGAAAGCGTCGTTAAAGCCAGAACTATGCGCCCACACATCTATATCCGCAAGAGCGTTGTTAGAATCGTCTTTTACGGTTCCTGTGATGGTATCGGTTGAAGCAAGAGTGCTAAGCGCAAAATTAACACCGGTCACATTCACCCCCGCGACAGGAATGAACTTAGGTACCGGAGGCATAAAAGAAGTTGACTGCACAAACATTCCGCCGCCAAACATATTGGGCGGCACCCACATATCAACGCCGATATTCCAATCGCCATCGGTCACGGTAATGCTGTACGCGGTGCTTGCGGCGTTCGCCAGCGTTATTTTCTTGTCCGTCCAGCCAGCAGAGCCGTTAGCGAATATGCGCACCTCTTTGCCGTTCATAGTAGCGCTATGCGTAATGGTGCCGGATATCGTAAGCGTACCCTTTACAAGGGTAATTGTTTTTTCCGTTACTTGAGATACTTCGTCCGTAACATTGAGACTAAATCCTGCTCCACCCATATATCCCTGGCCATCAGGCGGCTGAACAAAGAGCCAGTATTCAACGCCGTCATTTGCAACAGCATCAGTTGAAGGAAGGGGCAAGCCCGCGAAAGTAAAGCGGCCGCTCGTATCTGTTGTTTGCTCCATGTGCCCTCCGCGCGGGCTATCCAAGAACACCTTAACGCTCCCAACGGCGGCTCCGGCAGAATCTTTCACGTAACCGGCAATACGGCCATTACCAGCTTTATTGATCGGGAAAGGCATTGATGTAAGATTGGAGTCCAAAGTTTTGCCTGTGGCATCTTTAGTAGAAACAGTAACGGTATAACCTCCAATCCCTCCGCGCGTAAAGTCAATCGCGGAGGCATCTGTCGCGTTCTTAATGCCTTTAAGGTCAAAACTCAAGAAGTCTTTAATGGCTGTGGAACCTGTGCCATCAACCGCAAGCTGAATCTCAACCTTGCCGGTTGAAGGCGAGTTGCCTTTCACGCCATCAGAATCAAAGGCAGTGTCAAAGGTAACTTTGTTGGGTCCGGGGCCATTTAGATCATTATTAGTCCATGCTTCGGATGTCGCGACAGGCGCTACGTTGGACACATCAAACCCGACTGGGAATTCAAGAATTATCTTGCCATCGTTATTAATAGCTTGAGAAATAGGAACATCAACAAAGTACTTGCTTACTTGCCCCGCTAGCTGGTTATCAGGCCATACGTTGATCGGCGTAAACATCATGACGAATGTGTTTTTCGCATCATCCATGCCACACCCGAAGGCAAAGGTACCGAAACCGCACGCATCCTTACCAGGGCCAGCAAAGCTATGCACGGTTAAGCTCTTGCTATTATCGGTAGCGGCAACCGCGACGCCATTCATACCCTTTACTTTGTTATCGGGTTGGCGAACGGCAATGGTGTATGTCGCGTTATCAGTAAGCCCAAGACCATCTATATGCAACTCTTTCATGAATGCGTCATAGAAAAAGTTTTTACCAGTCAAGCTTACATCGGCACTAGATGAATCTGTCATACGCCAGTTCGCGGCATCTATGACAGTGGATTCCTTCATAGCCAAATCAAAACCGATACTAACATGGAAACTATCACCATCCACCCATTTCATCTTAGGGGCCGTTGTACTCAAAGTTCCCGTTGTAAAGCTTACCGTGCAGCCGACACAACCTGTTCCAAGCGGATTACCAGCGACATCGGTAATAGCGGCGCCATCCAGAGTCAAAGTATGCGCGGTGCTTGCGATAAGAGCAGAACCGAGCCAGAAGTGCAAAACGCGGCTGAATGGATCATATTCTACGTCCATAGGATTAACAGGTATCCCACCGCCTGTTACTAGAGTAACGGTGGATGTTGTAAACGTCGCTGGATTCATGTCTTCGCTAAAGCGCATGCCAATATCAGGAATTGTCGGATCAACGGAGGAGGTAGTTATACCTTCGGCGGTAAACTTATTATCCATTATTGTAGGCGCTGAAGAATCTGCTCCTGAAGCAGCCGTAAATTTAGAGAAATACGCGGCGCCAAGCGGTGTTCCAAAGGTGCTTTTAACTCCAGTAGTTACATTAAACTGATAGCAAGCATTCGCCGTAAGAGTTGATGAAGGAGTAAAGATTACAATACCTCCCCCATTACTTTCGTAAGACAAACTGCCAGCTAAAGTACCTTCAAACGTACCATCGCAAGCAGAATCTGATTCTATCTTGAAAGTGGTGGAAGTGATTGTTGTTTGGTCAAGTGGCGTGGAGAACTTAGCGCCCAAGAACTTTATATTTGTAGGCACGCTATTTGCTCCAGGGAAAGGCATAGTGCCTTCCACAAATGGAAGTCCAGAACCCTTGCCTCCGCCAGCCGTGCCGCCGCCGCCAACAGGCGGAAGAATTGGACCGCCGCCGCCTGAAGTAAAGTCAGGCGTGAGGTTAGTGGGCGAGCTTACACCCGGGAAAGAAGGATTGGTACACGTAGTATCGTTACAAGCAAGAACATACGCGATATACTGTTCATCCGGGAATATCGGATAGAACTGTGTCGCTGTCATAGGACTCGTGTAATTGAAACGGCTGTCGTCAAAAATCTTGTAGGTCGTGCTGGCAGTGTTTGCGGTAAAGGTTAATGTTGCCGAAGAGATCGGGCTTGAGTTTATCTGATACTGCGAACTTGTGTTTAAGCCAACTCCACCAGGAAGAATATAAACTCTATAATGATTAACTGTGCCGGCAGCCGGAGCAACCCACGTAACGGTGATGTCATTTCCGTCAATTCCAGGATTTGTGGTATCGCTATCTGTCAAAGTAATGCTGGTTGGCGATGCCAATGCAAGCGCGGTTAATACAGGGCCTGAAGCTGTTGTAGCGTCAGCATTACCGTTAACATCCTTAATGTCTGATGTCGGGTTGACGGTGGTTGTGCCAAATACTGGCGCGGTACTTGGAACGGCAGCCACGGTAAGCTTAAGAAGGGAATTTGAAGGACTATCAACCCATACAAGTGTTGGATTTGCTCCGTAGTCAGCACCGCCAGATGCTAACACGCGCGTGCTGACATTCGCCCCGGAAACTGTTGTTGTATCTACACCTTCGCTAAATCTAAAGTAAATAATATCGCCAACATTAAGCGCGCCTGACGAATCGACATCATGGACTTGCGCCGCGGTAAGAGTAGGGCCGGTCAAATCAAGAATACCTGGACGGAAAATGTTACCGAAACTAGCGGTGTGAATATACATTGAGTCAAACCATATCTTCTGCCCCGCCGCTATCGTAGGGCTTGTGCCGAGAGTAACCGTTAGTGTTTTATTTGAATTGCTCCAAGCAGTTGCGACGCCAGACCCCCATGTTTTTTGCTCGCATACAAACGTGGTGGAGTTACATGCCTCAATCCAAAGCGCAAAGTCGGTATTCGCGGCAAAATCTGTAACGGTCGCGTCCATACCAACGTTAAAAAGAAATGTTACCGTGTCGCCTGCGTTTATGGTTGTGCTAGCGTTAACATCAACATACTTGACCGAAACAAGGTCGGGCGCGGTCGTTACAATAGACTTTGTCCCAGTTCCGGCATTTCCAACGTAATCGGTAATACCAGTAGGCGCTACGGAATTGCCGTTTGCAATAAG
The Candidatus Spechtbacteria bacterium genome window above contains:
- a CDS encoding HPF/RaiA family ribosome-associated protein; translation: MKLNLKYTKIDPSNAVAEYVTQKIEDLSDLINVSDSEMNGGGATVEAWVEVGRTTEHHNKGDVFFAEGQIRLPGDQEIRAESIQPELHLAIDDMKDELQVQLKKYKEKQM
- the murB gene encoding UDP-N-acetylmuramate dehydrogenase, with translation MTIKENIELAGLTSLRVGGPARYFTSVKNERDARLALSWAKKQGVPYFVLGGGTNVVMSDNGYHGLVITTNNSGIEFTEDDCGTIMKVMAGTPLQDVVDASLEQGLAGLEWAAGVPGQVGGAVRGNAGAFGGETRNVIESVDAVMPNGKVQSFSNADCHFAYRSSIFKEESGSIILSVVFRFMPGNKAALTQKAEELRAWRRERHPLDYPNCGSVFKRIGVENIRIGLWNRYPDMKQAVRDNQVATAYFIDKCDLKNFNIGGAEVSGKHPNFIINRTGNARAEHIVMVASHMRTRVREKFGIILEEEPEFVF